TCATTCCTAATGAGTGTAATTAatttatgtattatattaactggatagagcaccgctaAAAACAATGTACAAGAGGTACAACGCATGATACAAGCAacatacaaaacaacaaacaaacaaataaacaaaataacataataaacaaatatCAACATGGTAGAGTTTTCACAACTCAATCTCTATCACAATCTCTGGGCTTTAGTtccttttatacattttaaagacttaAAGTAACACAGGGCAGCATTTttaccttgtaaaaaaaaacccaaaaaatccataataatttttttactgttatgTGGACTGGATATGTGATAAATGATCACTCTATAGTTTTCACAATGTCAGCACTTTGGCTGTTTCTTCAGCCTCTGATCCGTCCACGAATCACAGGTCCAAGTGCACATGCATACGCTTTATGGTACACAGCATGGAAACAAGGAGAATGCCATGGCAGAGCCAGCGAAACTAAAGTGGATATTTTCAGAAGGGAATACAACTgctcaaatggatcaaatacctgaaactgtGAGAATTCAAAGCATCAATAAACCGTTGGATTCCGATGCTGGCTAAATGACAGGTCAGGTCTGACACACAGTATCGGACTGTGGTGTCCTCCATATCAAGAAGCTCTTGGTCCACCAGGTGAACCAAGGTGGCCTTCTGTGGATAGGTGACTGTGGTTCACCTCCTGTggttctgtaaaaatgcagagcagaaggGAATTTAAGCCAAGAAACGAAAAATAATCTGTTCAAGAAGAGACAAAACTAGAGTTAACattgtgaaggttctcagttgATGACGACGTGTGCTTCAAGACAGTCGCTGAGTTTGGATTCTTCCTTCTGGATTATTTAGTACATGCTTACTTAACTAGACGGTGTTGCATCAGAGTTGACCATCAGAATTCTGCCTGGTTGATACAGTGCTTTGTTTGGTTTAGGGAAGAACATTTTACTTGGTAAACACTGGCAGAGAAGAGTGGCCTAGTCTGGTGATAGTCATATTCAAGTGAAAGCACAGTATTGTTTTCTAGTATTGTAagtactttaaaataaaatcttgCCATCGACTTGACTCGATTTGACTGTTATTCAGGttgtttgtattattaattttaaacatttagtaGACTATAATATTATTGACTGCACAGAACAAGCACTGCTAATGTAACATTGATATTACATTCATTTtgcatacttttatttttctttgccacTTACAGTGCCATGTTAGACTTAAGTCATAGTAATAAAGGTACACAGTACAGTGGGCAGCAGCGTTGAGAACACATGGAGACACCAGCCCCCACATCTCAAGAAAAGCCTGGTAAACCTGCAAGGCACATTCAACAAACCCTCACTGTATCATTCGGAAGAAAacgatacaatacaatataatacaatatgcAATGTTATGTAGAACATgcattttttgtctttgaatatTCACATGAATCTTTAAGTTTAAAGACGATAAATAAGTTGTTTCTTTTAAGCAGCAATTAATGAGATATAACCCAGACATTGAaattttagatatttttaatgaaatatcgATATCttcaaaatagaaaaataaattatcAAGATATGTTTTGCAAATATTGTACAGTAATGCACAGTATAAAAAgattgacttttttctttcctttagaTCCACTCTGTCGTAGAATATCTGAAGAAAAAGGTTATCGGTAgtgtaaactgtaaactgaCAAGGAAGATGTTGCAAGGCAAGAAGATCAGAAAGCCCATTGAGGTGTGGACACACATGGCCTCTACTGTGGCTGGAACACTAGAGGAGCccatctctgctgctttctCTCAGGTACAGTATATTTCCTTTTTCACTGCTGAAAAATGTTTAACACCCTCAAACAACTGGCTTACAGTCTGCAATGAGTGTAGATTCACTTTCTGTTCATCTACTATATATTTTATCCAGTCATGGATTTTGCACCTTTATAGCGTGATTGTTTATAATCACGTTCTTATATAATATGAAAGAGCAGTGATAAAACTGGAAAATGGAAACTGGAGCCAAGTGacagtatcatcacatttacatagtccaaccccctcctggtctggctgtcagtgacatctgatatctgTTAGCCCACAGGACACAAACTATTGTAGTAGATTGAACAATCAATAGCAGGTCTAGGGACCCcaagggttctatgaagaggcCCCAGGGGGTTcctagagaaaaataaaattaaatatgaatataaatttcataaaattgaaaaaaaaagaaaggtacTATACATAAGAGAAGGAttaaatatagatacatatgtCTAATATCAAGTGGCTCTGTGTTGTAGTGTGGATGgatcagtctgttgctgaatgagctgaatgatgatgatgtgctaaCTCTCAGCTAGTCCCTAAATCCTTAGCATCACGGTCAATTCTACAGTTGGTTTGTTCTTGATATGAatagcagatgctcacatgctcccGTTACAGTTTATAATACGATCATGTGATTGAACAGAAGTTTTTCTGTATAAGAGTGTTTTTATGGACTACTGCCACAactgtcctcctcttcttgtgttttataGATGCTGTTAATATCTTCTACAGAGCCTCGCTCTCTGAGAAACTGTGACCCTCCTCAGGTCCACAGGCTGTCCACTGATGCAGACAGGCCTGTTGGTCGCACCATTCCTTGTTCCTCTGTCCGAGGTATGGATTTCTCTGTTGAGAGTTGGTGGTGGGATGCAGAAATATTCTAATGTGACTTGTTTGTCTTGCAAATTGAgcaaagaaaaatctaaatcaaatcaataattGGTGCGACCACCCTTTGTCATCGGACCAGCATCAGTTCTTATAAGTACACTTACACAAAGTCAGGGATTTTGCAAGATTAAAGTCAGGTGTATGATTAACCAATTATACCAAACATGTGCTAATGATCATCATTGTTATATTTAGTTTGAAACTATGTCTAGTTTGAAACTTACTTTCCCCTTGCCAGGCTACTCGCcgcttgtttatttatttaaaatagatttttttatacACCAGAAACAGTGTTACCAAAGACGGTATATAGAGCTTTCAACCGTATCACCAAGCGCAATAGTGACATCTTATGGTCAATACATGAACACATTGGGGGTGTGAGGTCAGGTGTATTTTTCGACTCCCAAAACCTCTACCTCTCTACCCGTCTACACGCTAAAAACTTCATCGAATAACACGACATGCCACGGAGAAAGAGTCAAAAAAAGTTTGGCACTTTCTTTTTCCGAAGTCAGAGGAGCACTGGAGGAGACGATGAGCCTGCTCATTCACCCGTTAACCACGGGGAGTGCACAGCCATCAAGCCGTGGCTCGGCTAATGTTGGCTCGATATGATGCAGAGTTAGTGCGAGCTAGCACGGATGTTAGCAAGTCGTCAGAGTAGCCTTCTGTGAGCCGCAACGGTAAACATCGAACTAGCGGAGGTATGTTTTGCCGGCTGTGTCGCAACCACCGCCAGCGGGCAACACAAGGATCCTCATCCAGAGTTCTCATTGAAGCTCCTTGTAGAACCAGAGCTAAACGCACATATTGGCTCTCTACACCATCGCACTAGCATTGAGATGGCAGCAAGCAAAAGCAAAAGTAAAcgataaataatgtaaatatattaCACTGACTAAAATGAAATATCCAGTAGCTTTCACACGATTCATGTTCTAGGCTTGTCAATCACTGAAGCCTTTGAGCCAGTGATTAACATTGGGCACACAACAATAATTGGTGGGTTTAAATGCCTTTACTGGCTGCTAAAACATGAAATTGCCAACCATATAAATTATGGAGCCTTGCTTGGTCTTGCCAAATTACTTGGCTGTGACTACTTCTCCAAACTTCAGTTAAATTATTGACTTAGATTAAGTTTTCAAACACTATACTTGGTATGTGTTATGTtaccctctttctttttttttagattgacAAGAGCACCTAATTAggatttaaaggggacatattatgcaaaatcaactttttaaccatttcaatacttatatttgggactctggaggccctaccagtcgccaaagtgtggaaaaagaatactcagtccttttttcgtggtcccccttagtgtaagtacaggcgataaaacacgccatgttgAATTACCTccacttatgacggcagcatgcgcatttcaccgcgaatgttactgccccaccagtaagtttactacgagagctccaccttagctccaccttgtccctgcgagagtgcaggcgagggaggaagatcggtattatgtcaacacagagggacaagtgtgctgttggtggctgcacagtggagcacagtgttttacacaaacttccagcctcagaggattttatatatgaagctaatgtgccggataaagtcagcaaacgtgtgtttgcaccacttcgcatcagactgcggccagcggtcgccgtatttagtcagcgaccgtatttcaacgacgtacaaacacacacattgttaagaaaaggtcacatagagctcataactgaccattctgacacgtcctaattaaaaatgtttgttcagtacgtcctccatgcacagactcagtctgatacagcaGCAGTtgatgcagctcgccgctggcgatcagcggtgctgcactgtCTGTGCAGTGGTGCTACAcattctgtgaaaatcagttaaaaagacatcgGGACaacaccgctgatcgccagcggcgagcggtgagctgcctaaactggcgttgtgtgtgtgactgatccggagctggtcagcggtggcgatcagcggtggcaaggtctccggagcatacagtcaccggtctgatacattCACATAAAGcggcagtttattcagctcgccgcgcgccgctggcgatcagcggtggcgatcagtggtggtgtccctaagtgtttttaagtgtttttaactgttttacagttcggcactgttcggctcgatccttatgtaggacgtctcgtcctgtgacggcactctcgctgttttctgcgcatgctgccatgttgatattgtcagagaactagtggagggagggttagacgaatagagctgtaaagcgctgtaaaaaggacaaatcagaaacaccctggaagaagtgggtgtgtgtttgcctgtgactcatttgcatataaagggaccatgcacgaaaaccgagcgttctgaaaggggcgggtttagcagggttattgaactgctattgtgcttcatccttatggtattttgaccaaggcatgtcactgacatgttcattaggacaccagggaactattttaatgggggaaatagggtataatatgtccactttaaaaaCTGTGTGCAAGTGGAGTGTGGTTACATCAGaaattaatttgatttataATAAGTTTTCTCCTGTTAGCTCTGCATTTTGcaaattgataaaaataaacaattaggATATCTATTTGAGAGAGCATCCTTACTGAACAGCATTTTTCTCCCACACCTGCCTAAAACCTTTTAAGAgtactgcacatacagtacattcatacatgtttgACTGTGTAACATTATTCCTGTGTAGGTGACTCACCTGGCACCAGCACAGCACAACATATCGTGCTCTTCAAGACTCCAGCACCAACCATAGGCCCAGCCAAAAGACTCTCTACATCATTCAAAGTGGTCAAAGTGTCAAACAGCGGAATCCAGAATTCACCCAGGCAACAGCCTTCAACCACAGCTGGAACCTCACCTGCTGCCCCCTGCTCCTCTctaaacacaatcacacaactCCCCACTGTTACTACTCTATCTTCGGATAGTCCTTCAGTTTcaaccacctcctcctctaGCTCAGTGCCAACACTTTCCCCTTCTACTACAGCAACTCATGCCAAGTCCAGTAGCACCAGCAAACATACAGAAAAAGACAAGAGCCTGGTTGACTTTGAGAAGATCTATCATTACCTGAGTGTCATCAACAAGCCAGACAAGGAGTGTCATATAACGCCCATGGGTGAGTTGGAGATTCATTGCTTTGTTTATTCCCATGTAATCAATCtaaggctgaaacaattacttggtTAATCAAttacttaaaggggacatattacgcaaaatcaactttttaaccattttaatacttatatttgggactctggaggccctaccagttgccaaagtgtggaaaaagaatactccgtcatgttttcgtggtcccccttagtgtaagtataggcgataaaacactcgatgttgaattccctgcgcttatgacggcagcatgcgcatttcaccgcgaatgttacagCCCACCAgcaagtttacttcgagagctccaccttagctccaccttgtccctgcgagagtgcaggcgagggaggaagagcggtattatgtcaacgcggagggacaagtgtgctgttcgtggctgcacagtggagcatagtgttttacacaaacttccacagaggatttgatatatgaagctaatgtgccggataaagtcagcaaacgtgtgtttgtgtgttcgcactagactgcggccagcggtcgccgtatttagtcaggggacatatttcaccgacgtacaaacacacacacgttgttaagaaaaggtcacatagagctcataactgaccattctgacacgtcctaattaaaaatatttgttcagtacgtcctccatgaccggagcacagactcagtctgatacaatcacatatacagcggcgagcggcagtttatgcagctcgccactggcgatcagcggtgctgcactctctgtgcagtggtgctgcactctctgtgaaaatcagctgatcgccaccgctgatcgccagcggcgagctgcctaaacggccgctgtatgcgactgatcgccagcacCGGAGCAGACCGGTGACGGtatgcaccggagctggcgatcagtcgcatacagcggccgtttaggcagctcgccgctcgctgctggcgatcagcggtggcgatcagtggtggcgaggtctccggagcatagtcaccggtctgatacagtaacatacagcgccagcttatgcagctcgccgcgcgccgctggcgatcagtggtgctgttcctaagtgtttttaactgattaacagttcggcactgttcggctcgatccttatgtaggacgtctcttcctgtgacggcactctcgctgttttctgcgcacgctgccatgttgatattgtcagagaactagtggagggagggggagacgaatagagctgtaaagcgctgtaaagaggacaaatcagaaaccccctggaagaagtgggcgtgtgtttgcctgtgtctcatttgcatataaagggtccttgcacgaaaaccgagcgttctgaaaggggcgggcttagcagggttattgaactgctatgatgcttcatccttatggtattttgaccaaggcatgtcactgacatgttcattaggacaccagggaactattttaatgggggaaatagggtataatatgtcccctttaattaattatcaactgttttgataatcgattaattggtttgggTGTTTTAgagaattaaaacaatttttcagatttttcatgAAAATAATTCTTAGTTGAAGCCGAAATCaatgtgacacatttaataaccACACTAAATAAGCAATATTAGCTATTGTTTCATTTTGGCAGTTTTGGTCTGTATTCGACAAGTGCTAGCACTAGATATTACGATATGAAAGatatttcatgatttctttttttatgatttgtttgttttctctccataACCATAATAGTTCTACTTGATGAATTTGAAGGCTCACATTTGTGTCCTGTTTTTTAGGAGCTTTCTTACAACACTAACTCAGTGAACACCGAGTAGGCAAATCTAAATACTTTATTctactttatttatatctaCTTGGcctgattgtatttattttattcctagTACAGTACCCATACTCATATTTTTTAACCAAGCAATGACTCAGTCTGACTCCGTCACCAACTCCCACATAGGATTCCAAGCTGCACCCATACAAACACTACTACTTAGTGCAGTTAATGGCTTTTAAGTCGTATAGGTTTCACAATAAATCAGTCGTATACATagtactgttttatttttaaccatagacatgttgctacactgtttgCCTTTTATTGCTAGCAATGGCTAGCCTAAGATACGTTTCCGTTTCTGACATGTCGGCTTGAATGCAGTGAACTGGGGTGtgatgtcactcccagttctgacTTACGAGTTCCTATTTAAATGGAACACACTTatttagtttgacatttttctctttaCCACTGACTTGAAATTAATCTATGTATTTTATATTGGCTTTTCTCCTCAGAGAGTGCCATCATCTTGAACCTGATGATGTCTCTGCCAGAggagctccctctgctggactgcaccaaactccaccAACATCTCATCCAGGTGTGGTTTACAAATTCTATGCATTTTCCTAAACCAATGGATTGTTGAAAGTGTTAATAAAGCAATAGCGTGTTAATCATTAACAGAAAATGATAGAAACACAGGCACATCTGTTCGTCGGGTTAAATTTTAACTGTTGTATATTAGTGGCATATTAGTGATATTAACAGCAGCTGTTCTTGCGATCAATGAGGGAACTTTTAGAAAATAGCTTGAAAGCTGCAGTTTCACAGGTTTGCTCCATAAATATTGATTGTAAAGGTTTGTAAAAGGTTTTGGTAAAATTATCACATTTGGATATTGCAGTCCTGAGTAACAAAATGGTACGTCCATTACGGTCTGGAAtagtaaagccctgggtcaggcttgcgttttgactgagaacagtacctgtCACAcaggtgtgggctgtgcctgatggccgcacagtgtgacatttagggctgtaaagtcccggtcgactggtcgatacgttctggttcgACTAAAATTCTGGTTTAAAGTCGACTTTTTgtcgtgttaatttcatacagtctatggttaatttgatttcatctggaggaatgtaccaagtgctaatgggggtgttttcagagcacctctgttccacaggtaacagcgttGTTACaacccttgttttcagtattttggattagcccaacccacaggagacagaaagtTTAAAGAacgtccggtggttttatttaatttttaggcaacagtcagtcctcctctaacatccatgtcaaagtcatcagcagtgtggcagcattttactgCCACACTGGCAGTaaacaaatgcaaagtttgccagcaacagtttcCATATCACAGCGtgactacaaacatggcatatcacagtggttctcaaactttttctgttgggcccccctttggaggaagaaattttCCGGGGGCCCTGCAACTCTCACGAAattgtaacaatgtgtcaagtacaacatttattgaatcaatattagaagaaacgtttcacttttatttcaataatctgttgtgcaaataacatttttgctttagctaTAGATGTTGTTGTTAGTTTCCGAAACATTGCAcagaaacttctctattatccaaaccttttaggttttgttgtggtacgcACTTAATTGAGTCTGGGTCacagcgagaccaaaagttccgcctgctaaactttagttaggacttaaaaaaacagaacttgCGCCCCCCTGGAAAGTCTCCAAgctccacagtttgaaaaaggctggcatatcatatcatataaaaacggtaagctaacttgtctttgttatgttgctccgtccgttttgagtacatgaacatatcagaattgacatatttcaatgttttagtctaataatcattgattcgttttataactgcaggcgCACTCGCCCGCAACAACGGCAGcgatctatttgtgtctcagccgcGAAGCTGAGCTCCTAAATTAGATTAACGCGATTAAAATAACATGTCAATAGAATTACCATTAGTAGTTTAAACTTTCTAACTATGCTCTCACAATCTCctcaaacaaacattaaatctTCCAAAGTTGTCTTTTCCAAAGTTTGGCTCTCACAAGGCCCCCCTGTGACGGCCACAGCACTAAACTGCCCGGCCTGAGTTTATAGGAATATGTGTGTgatgagtgggtggagtcagTATCCATGGGTTTTTAATAggtgactgctcgaaaagaagcacagagaggcGTGTAAGCCTGCAATTCTGTctcctggtctcagctctggatTGTCCTGGTGTTGGGTTTCTAATAAACTTCACCAAATttctagataagagagctgctcttTCCAACGTGAGACCTTTCTTTGCTCACTTGTGACTGGTGttcagtctattctcatacaaagcttgatgtcttgtggagacaaacacagaccgAGCAGAAAAAACGTGTTGCTGGATGTCTTCAGTTGTTCTCACgttgttgtgtcgtgttcaATGTCATGACACAATGCCACCTGGTGGCGCCATTGTGCTGAAAAATACCCCAATATCAATTTTTGGTCATACCGTCCAGCACTATCTCAAACAGAAAAgttgaaaacttgttttatgcCTTGTCCTAAGTGCCTCTCATTTGAAATGCACATACAGATAAACTTACTTCATACGAATGATGACCCAAAGATCTTTGTATCTCTGAATTGTTGATGAAATTCAGtgtgttaatgttttaattgtCAGACTGTCTTTAATGCTCCTTCATTTTTCCCAGTGATTGTCAAAACTTGTTCATTTAAATATAGAAACAGAAATAGTAATTGTCTAACATTCTCACTCTGTCACCAACCTCAAATGAAAGCTCATGAACTGCTGTTGCCTTGATAAGAGGATGACCACCTAAGACATGAGcactccagcagagggcactgtcaGTTTTACAGATGAAGAGTTTTACTttcaaatatatactgtatttttgtgtatATCTTGATTGTTGGTCGGTTTATGTATCATTCATCTGAAAGCTCTGCTCTCCATGTTGCAGATGCACCAGTGCCTCACATCACCTGCTAAGTCCAAGATGACGAGAGAGGACCGAAAGGGTGGACCCTGTGCTCAGACGAGTAAACCAAGTGGTCGAGGCAGCAACGCAACAGACGGTCAGCAGCAGACTGCCAGGATTATGGACAGCAGTGCAGACCAGGAAGATGCTGAGAGCCAGTCATCAGGGAGCAACAACGGAGAAAACCAATCCGGGAATGTAGACAGGATGGGATTCTGCCCCCCTCTCAATCCTTTTGTTGTGCCACTGAAACTGTTAATGCGCAGATAAGTTAAGTTCAAAATGTCTGATGAAAATTTGCAATTGTGCTGTAAGcttaaattatgactttttctatAAATATTTGGAGGTTACTTACTGTGCTGGGTTTCAGTACCACTTGAATGATGCTTGTAAATATGTTGGCTTTGAATATCTGTCTTGTTTACTTATTCTCTACTTTATGGAGCCCGGGAAATGACATGAAGGAAAAAATTATGTGGCCATGCTTTAATAACAcaggttattgttgttgtttattacattattgttgACATCAGCTACAACTTCAATTTTCATCTAAACGAGCTGTTCTCTATCTAGAGCTGGTAGTGATACAACACAGGGATCGTCTAGAAAGGGCAATGCAGACAATGTGTTGGGGTAAACAGGAGTTCGCCATCTCTAAGATCAACGACTTTCTTTCCTATAATGTGccttaaaacaaggaaaaacaggccaaaattCGTTAGTACTAGTAAGGTAGTACTTATAACAAGCAAAGAAATTCTGTCATGTAAGAAATGTCTTCTTTTACTTGACTAAGGTGACTTAAAGAAATTATACCTTAGAATTTCtcattcccacacacacacacacacacatcaatccATGATAGTTAATAACACATTATGTGCATCactagtgaacacacaaaccaggagcATTTGGGATTTTATGCAAAATATTTCTTTAGCTTGTTAGTGGTCATTAAATAAGATTATATTTCTAGTGTAGAACTTgcttgtttttgggtttttttctttccaggcAAAAACTAACAATCATTTCCCAGAAATAAGACTTGTTTTACTTCCTTAAAAATCAGCATTTGCAGTGTAGTGCCTAGAAACTCACTTTTTTCATagtttcatcatcatttttattcagaatatTAGCTAAAATCATCACCGTAATACAGTTCAGTGCCTATCAAATCACATCAAAGCCAGCTGTTCAAAGAAGGTGTCTCGTTTTGATGAAAACGAGGTTGGAGCTGATAAGTATGCCTTACTTTTGTGACCCCCACAGATGTCACTTCCAGGCTCTGTACCGTCCTGACAGTCCACAGGACAGTATTTACATTCTAGGTCAGTCACTTCTGTTgaaataattatgaaaaaacaCACCTTAATGGAATTGTATTTGTACCAATACCAAACATCGCAGCTAGAATTTTTTACTgcaagagaaataaagagaagtCATGTGAATAGTAAATATTAAATTGGGATTATTTTTTCACATCTGTTTTTGAGCCTCCGTTTTTGAGCACGCATTTGTTGTCCCAAAAAAGCAATACAGAATGAAATCACGAGGAAAAGTTCCTAAATAGTGCATCAAAACTAATAATGTGAGATCATATTAAGACTGATTACTGATATCAGACATCAGGTCAATGTTCTGTATTTACTTACACAcattataaagcacttttctagtcttgatgaccactcaaactgctttacactagttttgccattcacacattcactcagcacattttctatcacacatatTTCATACTCATTTACACAATgcagcacagccgtcaggagcaacatggagT
This Solea solea chromosome 3, fSolSol10.1, whole genome shotgun sequence DNA region includes the following protein-coding sequences:
- the snapc2 gene encoding snRNA-activating protein complex subunit 2, whose protein sequence is MKPPPRIRNKPNRSLNQGQETRDKAFTKWQRAEHRKLVTALKTLSGKTGGHGDIDYNFLKKEVSTRSISEIHSVVEYLKKKVIGSVNCKLTRKMLQGKKIRKPIEVWTHMASTVAGTLEEPISAAFSQMLLISSTEPRSLRNCDPPQVHRLSTDADRPVGRTIPCSSVRGDSPGTSTAQHIVLFKTPAPTIGPAKRLSTSFKVVKVSNSGIQNSPRQQPSTTAGTSPAAPCSSLNTITQLPTVTTLSSDSPSVSTTSSSSSVPTLSPSTTATHAKSSSTSKHTEKDKSLVDFEKIYHYLSVINKPDKECHITPMESAIILNLMMSLPEELPLLDCTKLHQHLIQMHQCLTSPAKSKMTREDRKGGPCAQTSKPSGRGSNATDGQQQTARIMDSSADQEDAESQSSGSNNGENQSGNVDRMGFCPPLNPFVVPLKLLMRR